aaaaaaatagaaatttaaatttattatataaaaataaataaataaataaataagtgtgGATTAActgaaagaaatggaagatttgGGTTGACGGTTGTTGTTGAGTTGCAGATCGGAAATCCTCTTCTGGACATCCGAGTAGACGCGAATGCCCTAGACCAGTACTGGTGGTCTCACGGCCTCATCTCCGACGCTGCCTTCCACCTTCTCAATTCCGTCTGCAATGCATCTCGTCTCGTCACCGAAGGAATCACCAGTTCCCTCTCTCCCCATTGCATCTTCGTCGCCACTAACGTTTCCAAAGAGCTCTCTCCTGCTATCGACTACTTCGATGTTGCCGCCGGCGACGCTTGTCCCTCCGTCAACGCCTCCGAGTTCGCCGATCTCGATCGCAACGATCCTCTGCGGTTCACTCTGTTCCGCGACTTCTTACATGTTCAGGTGAGTTGATTCTTCTCGCGATTTAGggcttttttctttgttttttttttttgtttttctctggCTGTGTGATCTGGAATTTTTGTTCTGTTCGATGTTTTGTGTAGAGTACACGGGAAGATCGAGATCCGTGTGTGGGAGAATTTGTAGCGAAGTATTTGAATCGAAAGGATGTGCAGAAAGCTCTTCATGCGAAGGTCGTTGGATTTTCGGAATGGAGACGCTGCCGATTGAGGAAGTAAGGCTGCGAtaaaccttttttctttcttttgtctaGATTTTCTTCTGAGATAattgagtttgattttttatcttgatttttgtttcgTTAGAGAGTGGAAATATGATCTGAGGAACAGATTGGTGCCAACGATCGATATCGTTGGCGCGCTCGTGAAGTCCAAAATTCGAGTACTAGTCTATAGGTACGCTAAATTCTACTTGCTCTATATACcttcttcaaattctcatttttGATTTCTTTACCAAAATCTTCCAATGTGAATAATCGCAACATTTCTAAAAATGTAACCgtaaatttgtattaaataatttcaatcgTAACAATTGATCCATAATACTAATTAGGCACGAACATTTTTTTACTGAAATGTGGCAGTGGAGATCAAGATTCAGCTTTACCATTTACTGGGACTCGGACATTGGTGGATTCACTAGCCAAGTCATTGGATCTGTACCCAACTGAGCGTTACAGAGCCTGGTTTGCTGATAAAAAGGTCACTCACTTTTTCACTCATCCCAACAAATGCTCATCCAAAATTCTAACATTTTCTCCTTTTGCCTTTTTCATTGTCTCGTCTATgttatttttcacttttcctAACAACCCATTCTGTGttcttaatcaaattaaattaacagaAAGTGTCCGGTAAccatatatgtatatacttTAGCTTTGAAAATTTCTTTGAATCCTATAAACTGTTTTTTTATGAGAAGCAAACTTGCATACATATTGGTTAAGTAGTAGGTCCTATTGATTCTTTATAATGTTCATTTACTTTggatttaatataatatataagtGATTCTAGGactatttgtttaattagttACTGGACATACAGTTATAATTCATTAGTGTATGCAAGTACaatctgttcttcttttctgaaatagaaattttagaacaaatgacattaaatttggtgattttgtttgatgaattaaCAAATCACGTCGTGTTATAATTTACTAATGTATGCAAGTATGATCTGTTTTTCTTATCTGAAacagaaattttaaaacaagtgaCATTAAATTTGgtgattttgtttgataaaTTAACAAAGCACGTTGTGTTATAATAAAAGCATGTCGTGTTATAATTCACTAGTGTATGCAAGTATGttgtgttcttcttttctgaaatagaaattttagatcaaataacattaaatgtggtgattttgtttgatgaattaGGTTGGGGGCTGGACTCAAGTCTATGGGAAGTTCTTATCCTTTGCCATTGTGAGAGGTGCATCTCAAAGAACAGCACAAACTCAGCCCAAGAGATCTCTACTACTTTTCAAGTCGTTTTTGGCTGGAAAACCGCTGCCGGAAGCCTGATCAGGTATttagaaggaaagaaaaaataaataaaatgaatgaaatgaatagaaaactgtcttttttatgcttcttttAGGGTGTGGGATCTGTCATCCCCACCTCCAATTACTCAGAAAAGCTTGGACAATTGAAGctctaataaattaacaatGGCTGTAAACAGAGATCATCTATACATGACTTCTGCTGTGtaactttttttcccttaagtTATTTTGTATCAATGGTGATTTCAAGATATTATTAGCTTGAAGGAGACCTGGTCGAAAGTTTCacagtttttcaaaatttaaggtttGTTAAAAGTTACTGGGAGTGTttgttaaaagttaaaatccaatttttttttttttttttttttttttccattttcaaaaacatttcaaaatcaattcaagatttaattttgcatatttaaatgtaatttttatagAGTCAAAATTACCTTTATAAAAGacatgtttcaaaataattttaaacttgatAAAAACGGTTTTAGAGATCGATGTTGACGATtgaagtaataataataagagttGCTTTAGATTTAATGACTTAAATGGCCAACAAATCGTTACGTTATAGATGCCCAACACGACAAGTAATTTTGACCATTTCAAAATCGTTACATTCGAGCGTAAAACATTTTTGGCATCATTATCTCAACCCA
This genomic stretch from Cucurbita pepo subsp. pepo cultivar mu-cu-16 unplaced genomic scaffold, ASM280686v2 Cp4.1_scaffold001286, whole genome shotgun sequence harbors:
- the LOC111786278 gene encoding serine carboxypeptidase-like 45; its protein translation is NGRFGLTVVVELQIGNPLLDIRVDANALDQYWWSHGLISDAAFHLLNSVCNASRLVTEGITSSLSPHCIFVATNVSKELSPAIDYFDVAAGDACPSVNASEFADLDRNDPLRFTLFRDFLHVQSTREDRDPCVGEFVAKYLNRKDVQKALHAKVVGFSEWRRCRLRKEWKYDLRNRLVPTIDIVGALVKSKIRVLVYSGDQDSALPFTGTRTLVDSLAKSLDLYPTERYRAWFADKKVGGWTQVYGKFLSFAIVRGASQRTAQTQPKRSLLLFKSFLAGKPLPEA